The following proteins are co-located in the Fructilactobacillus carniphilus genome:
- a CDS encoding tetratricopeptide repeat protein, translating into MAEHSDAEADEKQERAAATLHQLITDIDEHPNDYRPYYDLSAFLIQLKSYTQAEELLMKALGLFADRSQKAKNTLTYGLGNVYYAAGEYTKAIQQFQQVTDPALKQDAYIMLGQSYYGEKNYGKALAFLITAHDQAKQDPELNRLIGDCLLASGDLNSAADFYRQTLDANPNDEAAHFNLGVVKLTNGHRDQAEPEFKKSRELDENYFMTHRERIADIEKVLRKQQKE; encoded by the coding sequence ATGGCAGAACATTCAGACGCAGAAGCAGACGAAAAACAGGAACGGGCCGCCGCCACGTTGCACCAGTTAATCACAGATATTGACGAACACCCCAACGACTACCGACCGTACTACGACCTCAGTGCCTTTTTAATTCAACTCAAGAGCTACACGCAAGCCGAAGAATTGTTGATGAAGGCGCTTGGGTTATTTGCGGATCGGAGTCAAAAGGCCAAGAACACGTTGACCTACGGACTGGGGAACGTTTACTACGCCGCCGGAGAATACACGAAGGCGATTCAACAATTTCAACAGGTGACGGACCCCGCTTTGAAGCAGGATGCGTATATCATGTTGGGCCAAAGTTACTATGGTGAAAAGAACTATGGCAAGGCGTTGGCCTTTTTGATTACCGCTCACGACCAAGCCAAGCAGGATCCCGAACTGAATCGCTTGATTGGGGATTGTTTACTGGCGAGTGGGGACTTAAATTCCGCCGCTGATTTTTACCGGCAGACATTAGACGCTAATCCAAACGATGAGGCCGCTCACTTTAACTTGGGGGTAGTTAAACTAACTAACGGACACCGAGATCAAGCGGAGCCGGAGTTTAAAAAGTCGCGCGAGCTGGATGAGAACTACTTTATGACTCATCGGGAACGCATTGCAGACATTGAAAAAGTACTGCGCAAGCAGCAAAAGGAGTAG
- the typA gene encoding translational GTPase TypA, whose product MKTRDDIRNIAIIAHVDHGKTTLVNELLKQSDTLDGHEQIQDRAMDTNPIERERGITILSKNTAVKYDGKQINILDTPGHADFGGEVERIMRMVDGVLLVVDAAEGTMPQTRFVLKKALDQHLTPIVVINKVDKPGARPEEVVDEVLDLFIELGADESQLDFPVVYASAMNGTSSLDPDLDSQEHTMKPIFDTILDNIPAPIDNSEDPLQFQVAMLDYDDFVGRIGIGRVFRGKIKVGDNVVVIKLDGSQQKFRVTKIMGFVGLNKVDITEAKAGDLIAVSGMEDINVGETVVAPDALEPLPILRIDEPTMQMTFGTNTSPFVGKDGKFVTARQLIDRLERELHTDVSLRVEDTDDPGAWLVSGRGELHLSILIETLRREGFELQVSRPEVIYKEIDGVKCEPYESVQIDTPEEYSGSIIDTLSQRKGEMQNMESVGNGQTRLSFLVPSRGLIGYSTQFLSLTHGYGIMNHSFEKYAPVVKNWDPGRRNGTLVSINTGKVTTYAIMAVQDRGKIFTDPGTEVYEGMIVGENSRDNDISVNITRGRNQTNVRAAGSEDIAKVKAPVHLTLEESLEFLNSDELCEVTPDHVRLRKRILNTNEREKAAKKQKHNR is encoded by the coding sequence TTGAAAACAAGAGATGATATTAGAAACATTGCCATTATTGCCCACGTTGACCACGGTAAAACGACCTTGGTTAACGAACTTTTAAAGCAATCTGACACGTTAGATGGTCACGAACAAATTCAAGACCGGGCCATGGATACGAACCCAATTGAACGGGAACGTGGAATCACGATTCTGTCAAAGAACACGGCCGTTAAGTACGATGGCAAACAAATTAACATCCTGGATACTCCCGGACACGCCGACTTCGGTGGTGAAGTAGAACGGATCATGCGGATGGTTGATGGAGTGCTTTTGGTGGTTGATGCTGCCGAAGGTACGATGCCACAAACTCGGTTCGTGCTGAAAAAGGCTTTGGACCAACACTTAACACCCATCGTGGTAATCAACAAGGTTGATAAGCCCGGTGCTCGTCCTGAAGAAGTGGTTGACGAAGTTTTAGACCTCTTCATTGAATTAGGGGCTGACGAAAGTCAATTAGACTTCCCAGTGGTATACGCTTCAGCAATGAACGGGACTTCCAGCCTGGATCCTGACCTTGATAGTCAAGAACACACGATGAAGCCCATCTTTGACACCATCTTAGACAACATTCCAGCTCCAATCGATAACTCAGAAGATCCATTACAATTCCAAGTTGCCATGCTTGATTACGATGATTTCGTGGGTCGGATCGGAATTGGTCGGGTCTTTCGGGGCAAGATTAAAGTTGGTGACAACGTGGTCGTAATAAAGTTGGACGGTTCCCAACAAAAATTCCGAGTAACAAAGATTATGGGATTTGTCGGTTTGAATAAGGTTGACATCACTGAAGCCAAGGCCGGAGACCTGATTGCGGTATCTGGAATGGAAGATATTAACGTTGGGGAAACGGTCGTTGCTCCAGATGCATTGGAACCACTTCCAATCTTGCGGATTGACGAACCAACCATGCAAATGACGTTTGGAACGAACACGTCGCCATTTGTAGGTAAAGACGGTAAGTTCGTGACGGCGCGGCAATTAATTGACCGGCTCGAACGGGAACTGCACACCGATGTTTCTCTCCGAGTGGAAGACACCGATGATCCAGGTGCTTGGTTAGTTTCTGGACGTGGTGAATTGCACTTGTCCATCTTGATTGAAACTTTACGGCGGGAAGGCTTTGAATTACAAGTTTCTCGTCCTGAAGTTATTTACAAAGAAATTGACGGAGTAAAGTGCGAACCATACGAATCAGTTCAAATTGATACTCCAGAAGAATACTCTGGTTCCATCATTGATACCCTTTCCCAACGTAAAGGGGAAATGCAAAACATGGAAAGTGTCGGTAACGGCCAAACCCGACTGAGCTTCTTGGTTCCATCTCGAGGCTTGATTGGATACTCCACGCAATTCCTGTCCTTAACGCACGGATACGGAATCATGAACCACAGTTTTGAAAAGTATGCTCCCGTAGTTAAGAACTGGGATCCAGGCCGTCGAAACGGAACCTTGGTTTCCATTAACACGGGTAAGGTAACCACTTACGCCATCATGGCTGTGCAAGACCGGGGTAAAATCTTTACTGACCCAGGTACGGAAGTTTACGAAGGAATGATTGTGGGGGAAAACTCCCGAGATAACGATATCTCCGTCAACATCACGAGAGGTCGGAACCAAACGAACGTCCGGGCCGCTGGTTCTGAAGATATTGCCAAGGTTAAGGCACCGGTGCACTTAACCTTGGAAGAATCATTGGAATTCTTGAACAGTGATGAACTTTGTGAAGTTACTCCTGACCACGTGCGGTTGCGGAAACGCATCTTGAACACGAACGAACGGGAAAAAGCTGCGAAGAAGCAAAAACATAACCGTTAA
- a CDS encoding DNA-directed RNA polymerase subunit epsilon: MIYKVLYQPNPQENPKREATKALYLDAPTQADVRDLIAKNTDYVVEFIQPLAGKKLEFEQQEPDFKITEFNK, encoded by the coding sequence GTGATTTACAAAGTATTATACCAACCAAACCCACAGGAAAATCCTAAACGGGAAGCAACAAAGGCGCTCTATTTAGACGCCCCTACTCAAGCAGATGTTCGTGATTTGATTGCTAAAAACACCGACTACGTGGTGGAATTCATCCAACCACTTGCGGGTAAAAAGCTCGAATTCGAACAACAAGAACCAGATTTTAAAATTACGGAGTTTAATAAATAA
- a CDS encoding lactate dehydrogenase, producing MQASILITGAPTRVHQLLTALAMLDLPVTVLLDEENFAAEAIIARACRHFRTEKLAAAADLSMVDTLIYVPSLDFYDQPTTEADKLAPVLAPAINELRLMINDVMERAFQGKIIVDAPHDEVFLYFLATFSGLDVNKLMGVGNVPVSLMLREQLITNFNVSDEDINVSACGLNTNCVLAWNRIYVGSSSLLSYVASPTNNYDTDLIGKLQQAVTDPQIVVNQVLQIQAVVKLLLCLIGADSTVQPVVSLEKKSDQIALNQMPKLINQGGLSHELPFKLSDAETDELDYNLNWSTDIIEAIKKESQHEETH from the coding sequence ATGCAAGCCTCAATCTTAATTACAGGAGCACCCACACGGGTTCACCAACTACTGACGGCCCTTGCTATGTTGGATTTACCGGTGACGGTTTTGCTAGACGAGGAGAACTTTGCGGCAGAAGCCATCATTGCTCGGGCTTGTCGCCATTTTCGGACAGAAAAATTAGCTGCAGCTGCTGATTTGAGTATGGTTGATACTCTAATCTATGTTCCGAGCCTCGATTTTTATGATCAACCAACGACAGAAGCTGACAAGCTTGCCCCAGTGTTAGCTCCTGCAATCAATGAATTGCGGTTGATGATTAACGACGTAATGGAACGCGCTTTTCAGGGGAAAATTATTGTGGATGCGCCCCATGACGAAGTCTTTTTGTATTTCCTAGCCACTTTTTCCGGTCTTGACGTGAACAAGTTAATGGGAGTGGGAAACGTTCCGGTTTCGTTGATGTTAAGGGAGCAATTGATTACGAACTTTAACGTTTCTGATGAGGACATCAACGTGAGCGCCTGTGGCTTGAACACTAATTGTGTTTTGGCTTGGAATCGGATTTATGTGGGGTCATCGTCATTATTGTCCTACGTGGCAAGTCCGACGAATAATTACGACACCGATTTGATTGGCAAGTTGCAGCAAGCTGTTACGGATCCGCAAATCGTTGTCAATCAGGTGTTACAAATTCAAGCAGTTGTAAAGCTTTTGCTATGTCTCATCGGAGCGGATTCCACTGTGCAACCAGTGGTTAGTTTAGAAAAAAAGAGCGATCAAATTGCGCTAAACCAGATGCCCAAACTGATCAATCAGGGCGGGTTATCACACGAGTTGCCATTCAAGTTATCGGATGCTGAAACAGACGAACTGGACTATAATTTAAACTGGTCAACAGATATTATTGAAGCAATTAAAAAGGAAAGTCAGCATGAAGAAACGCACTAA
- a CDS encoding ribose-phosphate diphosphokinase: MVTTKPQPVIFALNSNRPLAEKIAQVSGMPMGKATINHFSDGEIKISIDESVRGKDVFIIQSLSNPVNMNFMELMIMIDAVRRTSAHTINVVIPYYGYSRSDRKARSREPITAKLLASILQDSGINRVITLDLHAAQIQGFFDIPVDHLQPSRLISNYLHDQHLDENAVVVAPDHNGVGRARIIADLLDLPIAIVDNREPDSSNHIPDSVIGSVAGKNAIVIDDLIVTGRKMKVSAAALKKAGAEDVIAVATHPVFADRKPVDLNDPNISQVIVTDSIVISDPDQLPKLTVISVGELLGNALKLIQEHKSTHRLFRGGNTDGI; this comes from the coding sequence ATTGTGACTACAAAACCACAGCCAGTTATTTTTGCCTTAAATTCCAATCGTCCGCTTGCTGAAAAAATCGCGCAAGTGAGTGGAATGCCGATGGGAAAGGCGACCATCAACCACTTTAGTGATGGCGAAATCAAGATTTCCATCGATGAAAGTGTCCGGGGGAAGGACGTTTTCATCATTCAATCGTTATCAAATCCCGTGAATATGAATTTCATGGAACTGATGATTATGATTGATGCAGTGCGCCGGACGAGTGCCCACACGATTAACGTGGTGATCCCGTATTACGGTTACTCACGTTCGGATCGCAAGGCACGGTCGCGGGAGCCCATTACCGCTAAGTTGTTAGCGTCAATCTTGCAGGACAGTGGGATTAACCGCGTGATTACGCTTGATTTACACGCTGCCCAGATTCAAGGCTTCTTTGACATTCCCGTGGATCACTTGCAACCAAGTCGGTTGATTAGTAACTATCTTCACGACCAACATTTAGATGAAAATGCCGTGGTGGTCGCTCCTGATCATAACGGGGTGGGTCGAGCTCGAATCATTGCCGACTTACTGGATCTGCCGATTGCGATTGTTGATAACCGGGAACCGGATTCATCGAACCACATCCCGGATTCTGTAATTGGTTCCGTTGCTGGAAAAAATGCAATTGTGATTGATGACCTGATTGTGACCGGTCGGAAGATGAAGGTGTCGGCTGCTGCTTTGAAGAAGGCGGGCGCAGAAGATGTGATTGCGGTAGCCACGCATCCCGTGTTTGCGGACCGAAAACCAGTTGATTTGAACGACCCCAACATTTCTCAAGTGATTGTGACAGATTCGATTGTAATTTCTGATCCGGATCAATTACCAAAATTAACCGTGATTTCGGTTGGGGAATTACTGGGGAATGCGTTAAAATTGATTCAAGAACACAAATCCACTCATCGCTTATTTAGAGGAGGAAATACGGATGGTATATAA
- the rnjA gene encoding ribonuclease J1 gives MNKLNVKNNETAIYGVGGLGEIGKNTYGVQFQDEIVLIDAGIKFPESTQLGIDYVIPDYQYLVENQNKIKALVITHGHEDHIGGIPFILKAINVPVYAGPLALALIKGKLEEHGMLKQTELHAIDENTVLKFKKTSVSFFRTTHSIPDALGVAVHTPDGVIVETGDYKFDLTPVTNTPPDLQAMAKLGEEGVLCLMADSTNAEKPVWTKSERYVSDSVRKIFKRVDGRIIFATFASNLSRVMTAIDAAYKNGRKIAVFGRSMEAAVVNGRELGYIKVPDKAFVDANQLKSLPANKVMILCTGSQGEQMAALSRIANGTHRQISIEPGDTVVLSSNPIPGNVLSVNRVINELEEAGATVIKGYENHIHTSGHGGQEEEKLMIRLMKPKFFVPIHGEYRMQKIHMGLAEQCGIPKDHCFILRNGDVLALTKDSARMAGNFAAGDVYIDGNGVDTVNEKVIKDRQLLSEEGLVVVVATINLKDREIQSGPDLLSRGFVYMRESGELLDQGRKLVFRTIRRAMNSKNASEKTIKKAVINELSNFLYEKTERRPLILPMLIMNNTNQK, from the coding sequence ATGAATAAACTAAACGTCAAAAACAACGAAACGGCGATTTATGGCGTTGGTGGTCTAGGCGAAATTGGAAAGAATACTTACGGAGTCCAATTTCAAGATGAAATTGTCTTAATTGATGCTGGGATTAAGTTCCCAGAAAGCACTCAACTCGGGATTGATTACGTTATTCCTGATTATCAATATCTAGTGGAAAATCAGAATAAAATTAAAGCCCTGGTAATTACCCACGGTCACGAAGACCACATCGGTGGGATTCCTTTTATTCTGAAAGCCATCAACGTTCCAGTGTACGCTGGTCCGCTCGCCCTCGCCCTTATCAAGGGAAAACTCGAGGAACACGGCATGCTCAAGCAAACTGAATTGCATGCTATCGACGAAAACACGGTCTTAAAGTTTAAGAAAACCAGTGTTTCGTTCTTCCGTACGACCCACTCCATTCCGGACGCTCTAGGTGTGGCTGTACACACTCCTGACGGTGTGATTGTTGAAACCGGGGACTACAAGTTTGATTTGACCCCAGTGACGAATACTCCACCAGATTTACAAGCAATGGCTAAACTTGGTGAAGAAGGAGTACTGTGCCTGATGGCTGACAGTACTAATGCCGAAAAACCAGTCTGGACCAAGTCCGAACGCTACGTAAGTGATTCAGTCCGCAAAATTTTCAAACGCGTCGACGGTCGAATTATCTTCGCCACCTTTGCCTCTAACCTTTCGCGGGTCATGACCGCCATCGATGCGGCCTACAAAAACGGTCGCAAAATTGCCGTCTTTGGACGGAGTATGGAAGCTGCCGTGGTGAACGGCCGGGAACTAGGTTACATTAAGGTTCCTGATAAGGCCTTTGTGGACGCCAACCAACTGAAGTCCCTACCGGCTAACAAAGTTATGATTCTTTGTACCGGATCCCAAGGAGAACAAATGGCGGCCCTCTCACGAATTGCCAACGGAACCCACCGCCAAATTTCGATTGAACCAGGCGATACGGTGGTCCTTTCCAGTAATCCGATTCCTGGAAACGTGTTAAGCGTGAACCGGGTCATTAACGAACTGGAAGAAGCCGGCGCTACGGTAATCAAGGGTTACGAAAACCACATCCATACCTCTGGACACGGTGGTCAAGAAGAAGAGAAACTGATGATCCGGTTGATGAAACCGAAGTTCTTCGTCCCGATTCATGGAGAATACCGGATGCAAAAAATCCACATGGGTCTCGCCGAACAGTGTGGGATTCCGAAGGATCACTGTTTCATTCTCAGAAACGGTGATGTGTTAGCTCTTACCAAAGATAGTGCGCGAATGGCCGGAAACTTTGCGGCGGGAGACGTGTACATTGATGGAAACGGGGTTGACACCGTTAACGAAAAGGTCATCAAGGATCGCCAACTCCTCTCGGAAGAAGGCCTTGTGGTGGTCGTAGCCACCATCAACCTCAAAGACCGCGAAATTCAGTCCGGTCCCGACCTGCTTTCGCGGGGCTTTGTCTACATGCGCGAATCCGGTGAACTCCTGGACCAGGGACGAAAGCTCGTCTTTCGGACGATTCGCCGTGCCATGAATAGCAAAAACGCCAGTGAAAAAACGATTAAAAAAGCCGTGATTAACGAACTGTCGAACTTCCTTTACGAAAAGACGGAACGCCGTCCGTTAATTCTACCAATGTTAATCATGAATAACACGAATCAAAAATAA
- the def gene encoding peptide deformylase has protein sequence MYLMKDITRDGNPVLRKQAKPVQFPLSDEDRQLGEKMMQYLEISQDEEQCKKYHLRAGVGLAAPQVGVSKLMAAILTPPEEEGQESPFKAIMVNPVIVSNSVQQAALSVGEGCLSVDKDIPGYVPRSDRITVEYQDLDGEKHRVRLKHYPAIIAQHEIDHLHGTLFYDHINKQDPFAKEDNEIFIE, from the coding sequence TTGTATTTAATGAAAGACATTACCCGGGATGGTAACCCCGTCTTGCGCAAGCAAGCGAAACCGGTCCAGTTTCCCCTTAGTGACGAGGATCGCCAGCTGGGTGAAAAAATGATGCAATACCTAGAAATTAGCCAGGATGAAGAACAATGTAAAAAATACCACCTGCGGGCTGGAGTCGGTTTGGCTGCGCCCCAAGTGGGTGTTTCCAAGCTAATGGCAGCGATCCTAACTCCACCGGAAGAAGAAGGTCAGGAATCACCGTTCAAAGCCATCATGGTGAATCCGGTGATTGTCTCAAATTCCGTCCAACAAGCTGCCTTGTCCGTGGGTGAAGGCTGTCTTTCGGTTGATAAAGACATTCCAGGTTACGTACCGCGTTCTGACCGAATTACCGTTGAATATCAAGACCTAGACGGTGAAAAACACCGCGTTCGACTCAAGCACTATCCTGCCATCATTGCCCAACACGAGATTGACCATTTGCACGGTACTCTCTTTTACGATCACATCAACAAACAAGATCCGTTTGCAAAAGAGGATAACGAAATCTTTATTGAATAG
- a CDS encoding ATP-dependent RecD-like DNA helicase → MAQSINLFDDPTAEQPETARLTGKVATTFFEGNDSFYKVLLVQVEEHNFEWNESEIVVTGNFAEINDELSYRFFGRVVDHPKYGKQFQATNYERVAQTSRSGLIKYLSGSDFPGIGPKTAEKVVDQLGTDLIPKILKDPKVLNGLGLKPKQRDTITESLQKNNGAEQVIVGLNSYGFGSSLAAAIFKKYHGQALEVIETDPYRLVEDIQNISFKRADQIANKVGIDYNNPGRLRAGLLTTLDRLSISSGNTYSTTKEVMNASFQILDTDPNQQIDDTKLADALKQLVKDGKVQVDQDRIYLKALFQDEWQIAENVHRILQADSQAPKDTERLIQKVEKAAKIHYDESQVQAIQAALAQPLFILTGGPGTGKTTIINGIVQAYAEEHDLSLDPRDYKGDDASYPVLLAAPTGRAAKKMGDATDLPASTIHRLLGLNGDDEEEPGNALDGELLIIDEMSMVDTELFTKLIQAIPTGMKVILVGDQDQLPSVGPGQVFSDLIRSELIPTMKLNQIHRQSEDSTIIELAHHLKDGVLPDDLLAREPDRSFIRCSVQQVVPVLEQIITKAKDKGFQASDIQVLAPMYRGEVGIDHLNQAVQAIFNPPSPDRKQVETARHSFRIGDKVLQLVNDPEHNVFNGDIGKIVGIELNPDGKQYLDKLTVAFDQTEVTYTRKDWTQLTLAYCTSIHKAQGSEFPMVILPVVAPYRRMLDRNLLYTAVTRAASKLVMVGDASVFAAALEREASRRKTGLPDRLRSAFGETAEAEETTSPATQTTSDSAATAEQDPETTSLTVQAIERQAIDPMIGMQGVTPQDFLGAKLE, encoded by the coding sequence GTGGCACAGTCGATTAACCTGTTTGACGACCCAACGGCAGAACAACCAGAAACCGCGCGGCTGACCGGAAAGGTGGCAACCACCTTTTTTGAAGGTAACGACAGTTTTTACAAGGTCTTGCTGGTGCAGGTGGAAGAGCATAACTTTGAGTGGAACGAATCAGAAATTGTGGTGACCGGCAATTTTGCGGAAATTAATGATGAACTTAGTTACCGCTTTTTTGGTCGGGTCGTAGACCATCCGAAGTACGGCAAGCAGTTTCAGGCCACCAACTACGAACGGGTGGCGCAGACGTCCAGATCCGGTTTAATTAAGTATCTCTCGGGGAGTGATTTTCCGGGGATTGGACCGAAGACGGCGGAAAAGGTCGTGGATCAACTCGGGACGGATTTAATCCCCAAGATTTTGAAGGATCCGAAGGTCTTAAACGGATTGGGATTGAAACCCAAGCAACGGGACACGATTACGGAATCCCTGCAGAAGAATAATGGAGCCGAGCAAGTCATCGTCGGCTTGAATAGCTATGGCTTTGGAAGTTCGTTGGCCGCCGCCATCTTTAAAAAGTATCACGGTCAGGCGCTCGAAGTGATTGAAACGGATCCGTATCGGCTGGTGGAAGACATCCAAAACATCAGTTTTAAACGGGCGGATCAAATTGCAAATAAAGTTGGAATTGACTATAACAATCCGGGTCGGCTTCGCGCGGGACTGTTAACCACGTTGGATCGGTTATCGATTAGTAGTGGGAATACCTATTCGACGACTAAAGAAGTGATGAACGCCAGCTTTCAGATTTTGGACACTGACCCGAACCAACAGATTGATGATACCAAGCTGGCAGACGCGCTGAAACAATTGGTCAAGGACGGCAAGGTCCAGGTCGATCAGGATCGGATTTACCTGAAGGCACTCTTTCAAGACGAGTGGCAGATTGCCGAAAACGTTCATCGGATTTTACAGGCGGATAGTCAGGCGCCTAAGGATACCGAACGGTTGATTCAAAAAGTGGAAAAGGCAGCCAAGATTCACTACGACGAGTCACAAGTGCAGGCGATTCAGGCCGCGCTTGCGCAACCATTGTTTATTTTGACTGGGGGACCTGGAACCGGGAAAACGACCATTATCAATGGAATTGTGCAGGCCTATGCCGAGGAGCATGATTTGTCGTTGGATCCGCGTGATTACAAGGGTGATGATGCTTCGTATCCGGTGTTACTGGCCGCACCCACCGGACGAGCTGCCAAGAAAATGGGCGATGCCACCGACTTGCCAGCTAGTACGATTCACCGGTTGCTAGGTTTGAATGGTGACGATGAGGAGGAACCCGGCAACGCCCTGGATGGTGAATTGTTGATTATTGACGAGATGTCGATGGTAGATACGGAGCTGTTTACTAAACTAATCCAGGCGATTCCGACCGGGATGAAGGTTATTCTGGTGGGGGACCAGGACCAGCTGCCGTCGGTCGGACCAGGTCAGGTCTTTTCGGACTTGATTCGGTCGGAATTAATTCCAACAATGAAGTTGAATCAAATTCACCGCCAGAGTGAGGACTCCACCATTATTGAACTGGCGCATCACTTAAAGGACGGGGTGCTGCCTGATGACTTACTAGCGCGGGAACCCGACCGGAGCTTCATTCGGTGTTCTGTGCAGCAGGTGGTTCCAGTGCTGGAACAAATTATCACGAAGGCGAAGGATAAGGGATTTCAAGCTTCGGACATCCAGGTGTTAGCCCCGATGTATCGCGGCGAAGTGGGGATTGACCACTTGAATCAGGCGGTCCAGGCGATTTTTAATCCTCCCAGTCCGGATCGCAAGCAGGTTGAAACGGCCCGGCATAGTTTTCGAATTGGCGATAAGGTCTTGCAACTGGTGAATGATCCTGAACACAACGTTTTTAACGGGGACATTGGAAAAATCGTGGGGATTGAGTTGAATCCCGATGGCAAGCAGTATCTGGATAAACTGACGGTCGCCTTTGACCAGACTGAAGTAACTTATACTCGTAAAGATTGGACGCAGCTGACGCTGGCCTACTGTACTTCGATTCACAAGGCGCAGGGAAGTGAGTTTCCGATGGTGATTCTGCCCGTGGTGGCACCGTATCGTCGCATGCTAGATCGGAATCTGTTGTACACCGCTGTGACGCGGGCCGCTAGCAAGCTGGTAATGGTCGGAGATGCCTCGGTCTTTGCGGCGGCTTTGGAACGCGAGGCCAGTCGGCGAAAGACTGGCTTGCCGGATCGATTACGATCGGCATTTGGTGAAACCGCAGAAGCGGAGGAGACGACTAGTCCTGCTACACAAACTACTTCAGATTCCGCCGCAACCGCAGAGCAAGACCCAGAAACAACCAGTTTAACGGTCCAGGCGATTGAACGCCAGGCCATCGATCCCATGATTGGGATGCAGGGAGTGACCCCACAGGATTTTCTGGGTGCTAAACTCGAATAA
- a CDS encoding UPF0223 family protein: MKKRTNDTYSYPIVEDWSVIELTDVTEFFRNIERAYEQPHGVNREQLIKSFQRFQAINPSRTEQNQLQREFERNSGFDVYQVLKQVEATPQVKWIKVN; this comes from the coding sequence ATGAAGAAACGCACTAACGATACCTATAGTTACCCCATCGTCGAAGATTGGTCGGTGATTGAACTGACGGATGTGACGGAGTTTTTTCGCAACATAGAACGAGCCTACGAACAGCCTCACGGAGTAAACCGAGAACAATTGATTAAGAGCTTTCAACGCTTTCAAGCGATTAATCCGTCGCGCACGGAACAGAATCAATTGCAACGCGAGTTTGAACGTAATTCGGGCTTTGACGTTTACCAGGTCTTAAAGCAGGTGGAAGCCACTCCCCAGGTGAAATGGATTAAGGTCAATTAG
- a CDS encoding aldo/keto reductase: MVYKANEQRYDNMKVRRAGNSGLQLPALSFGTWHSFGDDANFQDSEKIMLAAFDRGIFSFDLANNYGPGSGAAERMFGQVYRRDLKPYRDELIITTKAGFHMWPGVYGNFSSKKTLVAALDRSLQRMGLDYVDIYYSHRFDPNTRLEETAEALDGLVKAGKALYIGISNYDGPQTAKMIELFKELHTPFVVNQSSYNMLNRDPENDGTLQTLADNHDGLVAYGPLAEGLLTDKYLNGIPDDIHLHFTNSFILDKGEAAAVKKLNQLNDLAQNRNQTLAQMATAWLLHDPTVTSVVTGASKVEHLEDNLKALDNLDFTADELAEIDRIVKD; this comes from the coding sequence ATGGTATATAAAGCAAACGAACAACGTTATGACAATATGAAGGTGCGTCGGGCTGGGAATTCTGGTCTGCAACTGCCTGCTTTATCGTTTGGAACGTGGCACAGTTTTGGCGACGATGCGAACTTCCAAGACAGTGAAAAGATTATGCTGGCGGCCTTTGACCGCGGGATTTTCAGCTTTGATCTTGCTAACAACTATGGTCCAGGCTCGGGTGCCGCTGAAAGAATGTTTGGCCAGGTTTACCGGCGAGATTTAAAGCCTTACCGGGATGAATTGATCATCACGACCAAGGCTGGATTCCACATGTGGCCGGGAGTTTACGGAAACTTCTCTTCGAAAAAGACGTTGGTAGCTGCTTTAGACCGCAGTTTACAACGGATGGGCTTGGATTACGTGGACATTTACTACAGCCACCGGTTTGATCCCAACACTCGTTTAGAAGAAACCGCGGAAGCCTTAGACGGGTTAGTTAAAGCTGGAAAAGCCCTTTACATCGGGATTTCGAACTACGATGGCCCGCAAACCGCTAAGATGATTGAACTGTTCAAGGAATTGCACACACCGTTTGTGGTCAACCAAAGTTCTTACAACATGTTGAATCGGGATCCAGAAAACGACGGCACGTTGCAAACGTTGGCTGATAACCATGATGGATTAGTGGCTTATGGTCCACTGGCCGAAGGATTATTGACGGACAAGTATTTGAACGGAATTCCGGACGACATTCACTTGCACTTCACGAACAGCTTTATCCTAGATAAAGGGGAAGCCGCAGCTGTGAAGAAGTTGAACCAGTTGAATGACTTGGCCCAGAACCGGAATCAAACTCTAGCTCAAATGGCAACGGCTTGGTTATTGCATGACCCAACGGTTACGAGTGTGGTTACGGGTGCTTCTAAAGTTGAGCACTTAGAAGACAACTTGAAGGCCTTGGATAACTTGGACTTTACGGCTGATGAATTAGCTGAAATTGACCGGATTGTTAAAGATTAA